In one Halorubrum sp. CBA1229 genomic region, the following are encoded:
- a CDS encoding electron transfer flavoprotein subunit beta/FixA family protein, whose amino-acid sequence MSGAATDRDPAAGDAEDGWTIVAAVKQVPDSDEVGIDPDTGRLDRANAPAVLNAPDRDALEAALSIRDAVGGTVTAITMGPPTATDVLEEAVAMGCDDAALVTDRAFAGSDTWPTSYALAETVDHLDADVVVCGEETTDSSTGQVPPGIAAHNGWAQLTYVEGVDPLPEEGRLAARRDVEGGHERVAADLPVVVAVAYGEFEPRPAGLHRKLYAENDFEPMELTADDLGIDADDVGMDASPTQVGGMETVEPVDREKETVETPAELLDALADEGVIAR is encoded by the coding sequence ATGAGCGGGGCCGCGACCGACCGCGATCCGGCCGCCGGCGACGCCGAGGACGGCTGGACCATCGTCGCCGCCGTCAAGCAGGTCCCCGACAGCGACGAGGTCGGGATCGACCCCGACACGGGACGGCTCGACCGAGCGAACGCCCCCGCCGTGCTCAACGCGCCCGACAGGGACGCGTTAGAGGCCGCGCTGTCGATCCGCGACGCGGTCGGCGGCACGGTCACCGCGATCACGATGGGGCCGCCGACGGCGACGGACGTGTTGGAGGAGGCGGTCGCGATGGGGTGTGACGACGCCGCGCTCGTCACCGACCGCGCGTTCGCCGGCAGCGACACGTGGCCGACGAGCTACGCGCTCGCCGAGACCGTCGACCACCTCGACGCCGACGTGGTCGTCTGCGGCGAGGAGACGACGGACTCCTCGACCGGGCAGGTCCCGCCGGGGATCGCCGCCCACAACGGCTGGGCGCAGCTGACCTACGTCGAGGGCGTCGACCCGCTCCCCGAGGAGGGTCGGCTCGCCGCGCGACGCGACGTCGAGGGGGGCCACGAGCGGGTCGCCGCCGACCTCCCCGTCGTCGTCGCGGTCGCGTACGGGGAGTTCGAGCCGAGGCCCGCCGGCCTCCACCGGAAGCTCTACGCCGAGAACGACTTCGAGCCGATGGAGCTCACGGCCGACGACCTCGGGATCGACGCCGACGACGTGGGGATGGACGCCTCCCCGACGCAGGTCGGCGGGATGGAGACGGTCGAGCCGGTCGACCGCGAGAAGGAGACGGTCGAGACGCCCGCGGAACTCCTCGACGCCCTCGCGGACGAGGGGGTGATCGCCCGATGA
- a CDS encoding CoA ester lyase — protein MTDVTLRRTQLATPASDEKMMHSAADSDADEVFLDLEDSVAPNAKPDAREPLIKAAREEDWSDKVLSFRMNGIDTKWWYDDLITVVGEAGEYIDDIIVPKVKSASDIHTVENLLEQVEENNDLEVGGIGLEPQIEDGEGMHNVHDIAHASDRLSSIIFGPGDYSAAMGTPGLDIGQFPEYPGHYWHHALSECNAAAKSAGLPCLDGPYADIEDAEGFRESAENANMIGCDGKWAIHPSQIEIGNEVFAPDPETAERAKRIVDAYAEAMEEGKGAVSVDGQMVDEATNKMAQDIVETAEAAGIL, from the coding sequence ATGACTGACGTGACTCTTCGCCGGACGCAGCTTGCAACGCCCGCGAGCGACGAGAAGATGATGCACTCGGCGGCCGACAGCGACGCCGACGAGGTGTTCCTCGATCTGGAGGACTCCGTGGCGCCGAACGCGAAGCCGGACGCGCGCGAGCCGCTCATCAAGGCCGCACGCGAGGAGGACTGGAGCGACAAGGTCCTCAGCTTCCGCATGAACGGGATCGACACCAAGTGGTGGTACGACGACCTGATCACGGTCGTCGGCGAGGCGGGCGAGTATATCGACGACATCATCGTTCCGAAGGTCAAGTCCGCCAGCGACATCCACACCGTCGAGAACCTGCTCGAACAGGTTGAGGAGAACAACGACCTGGAAGTCGGCGGCATCGGCCTCGAACCGCAGATCGAGGACGGCGAAGGGATGCACAACGTCCACGACATCGCGCACGCCTCCGACCGGCTCTCGTCGATCATCTTCGGTCCGGGCGACTACTCCGCCGCGATGGGGACGCCCGGGCTCGACATCGGTCAGTTCCCGGAGTACCCGGGCCACTACTGGCACCACGCGCTCTCCGAGTGTAACGCCGCGGCGAAGTCGGCCGGTCTGCCGTGTCTCGACGGGCCCTACGCCGACATCGAGGACGCCGAGGGCTTCCGCGAGTCCGCCGAGAACGCCAACATGATCGGCTGCGACGGCAAGTGGGCGATCCACCCGTCGCAGATCGAGATCGGCAACGAAGTGTTCGCGCCGGATCCGGAGACCGCCGAGCGCGCCAAGCGCATCGTCGACGCCTACGCCGAGGCGATGGAGGAGGGCAAAGGCGCCGTGAGCGTCGACGGCCAGATGGTCGACGAGGCGACCAACAAGATGGCGCAGGACATCGTCGAGACCGCCGAGGCCGCCGGCATCCTCTGA